Proteins encoded by one window of Govania unica:
- a CDS encoding TonB-dependent receptor — MTFHAPKHPLSYQLTKNLKPFLLASVALSGFAAPCAMAAPATDGRVMIEEVMVTATRRAEPLQKVPIAVSVISGDVMLSANLNNLRDVSTQIPSLNFRTAASNKDQALFLRGIGTISTSPGVEPSTSTVIDGVVMARQGQATLDLMDIDSIEVLRGPQGTLFGKNSSAGVLNIITKRPTQDLTGFIDAAYYNRGNEYRVQGGISGGLVEDKLAGSVTALYGDYQGNVTNVFDGSTVNGYTRYGGRAKLLFTPNDDLRILLSADYMHTKDTTPQGVVAQTSLTVFPTGVVNNYAAFATALRPVVASLDNREINSNFFTHAKDKNYGFSGQIDYDFAGHTLTSITAYRQWTNLQFQDQDRLPGPLAAFPQQHDRGDLKFHQISQELRLASPQDQFIDYVVGLFYFHGKDEETYRRDTTVVSGTTSTTYTGIANFGVTNSSYAAFGEGNVHFTDKFRATAGVRVMQDKIDYDFARVSTSPTPVAGIQTSFSSTGKNKHTDYSSRLGLQFDVTPDAMTYFTYARGYKGAAYNLAFSMLPQDTGVLKPETSNAFEIGLKSKLFGGAVIFNIDAYLDKLKNYQVPFFDIYNGSQVTRLINAGKVSTRGVEAEMTARPTEELTLTWALAYTKARVDEFKCPVGTAASCQINGRTLPFAPTWRSSLRANYAQPLTDSLTLNLGTDINWQTKIQYSLNQTLDTIQQPYAIWNATIGLETQDGWAANFLIKNITNKSYSPYLQTFGSGLVRFVPRDDRRYFGVNLHKNF, encoded by the coding sequence ATGACATTTCATGCACCCAAACATCCGCTGTCCTATCAACTGACAAAAAATCTGAAGCCTTTTCTGCTCGCAAGCGTTGCCCTGTCCGGCTTCGCCGCCCCTTGCGCCATGGCCGCTCCGGCGACTGATGGGCGGGTCATGATCGAAGAGGTCATGGTGACGGCAACCCGGCGCGCCGAACCGCTGCAAAAGGTACCGATCGCAGTTTCGGTCATTTCCGGCGATGTGATGTTATCCGCCAACCTGAACAACCTGCGCGATGTGTCGACCCAGATTCCGTCGCTCAATTTCCGCACCGCCGCGTCCAACAAGGACCAGGCGCTGTTCCTGCGTGGCATCGGCACCATCTCCACCTCGCCGGGCGTCGAGCCGTCGACTTCGACCGTCATCGACGGCGTGGTGATGGCCCGCCAGGGCCAGGCGACGCTCGACCTCATGGATATCGACAGCATTGAAGTGCTGCGCGGGCCTCAGGGAACTCTATTTGGCAAGAACTCCTCGGCCGGGGTGCTTAATATCATCACCAAGCGGCCGACCCAGGACCTGACCGGCTTTATCGACGCCGCCTATTATAATCGTGGCAATGAATATCGCGTGCAGGGCGGCATTTCGGGCGGTCTTGTGGAAGATAAGCTCGCGGGCTCTGTAACGGCGCTTTATGGCGATTATCAGGGCAATGTCACCAATGTCTTCGATGGCTCGACCGTCAATGGTTACACCCGCTATGGCGGCCGTGCCAAGTTGCTGTTCACGCCGAATGACGATCTGCGGATCCTGCTGTCCGCCGACTATATGCATACCAAGGATACGACCCCGCAGGGCGTCGTCGCCCAGACCTCGCTGACCGTCTTTCCAACCGGCGTGGTGAACAACTATGCAGCATTTGCAACTGCGCTGCGGCCAGTTGTCGCGAGCCTCGACAATCGTGAAATCAACAGCAACTTCTTTACCCATGCCAAGGACAAGAACTACGGTTTCTCGGGGCAGATCGACTATGATTTCGCCGGTCACACCCTGACCTCGATCACCGCTTACCGGCAATGGACGAATCTCCAGTTCCAGGATCAGGACCGGTTGCCGGGCCCCCTCGCAGCGTTCCCGCAGCAGCATGACCGCGGCGACCTCAAGTTCCACCAGATCTCGCAGGAACTGCGGCTCGCCTCGCCCCAGGATCAGTTTATCGATTATGTGGTCGGCCTGTTTTATTTCCATGGCAAGGATGAGGAAACCTATCGCCGCGACACCACAGTCGTGAGCGGCACCACATCGACCACCTATACCGGCATCGCCAATTTTGGCGTCACCAACAGCAGCTATGCGGCCTTTGGTGAAGGCAATGTCCATTTTACGGACAAGTTCCGGGCCACCGCCGGTGTGCGCGTGATGCAGGATAAAATCGACTATGACTTCGCGCGCGTGTCCACATCCCCGACGCCAGTCGCGGGGATTCAGACCAGCTTCAGCAGCACGGGCAAGAACAAGCATACGGATTATTCCAGCCGTCTTGGCCTACAGTTCGATGTCACGCCGGATGCCATGACCTATTTCACCTATGCCCGTGGCTACAAGGGTGCGGCTTATAACCTCGCCTTCAGCATGCTGCCCCAGGATACCGGGGTGTTGAAGCCGGAAACCTCCAATGCCTTTGAAATCGGCCTGAAATCCAAGCTGTTTGGCGGCGCGGTCATATTCAACATCGATGCCTATCTCGACAAGCTCAAGAATTATCAGGTGCCGTTCTTTGACATCTATAATGGCTCGCAGGTCACGCGCCTGATCAACGCGGGCAAGGTCTCGACCCGTGGCGTCGAAGCTGAAATGACGGCGCGGCCGACGGAAGAACTGACACTGACCTGGGCGCTTGCTTACACCAAGGCGCGAGTCGATGAATTCAAGTGTCCCGTCGGGACGGCGGCATCGTGCCAGATCAATGGCAGAACTTTGCCGTTCGCACCTACCTGGCGCAGCAGTCTGCGGGCGAATTACGCCCAACCGCTGACCGATAGCCTGACATTGAACCTCGGCACCGACATCAACTGGCAGACCAAGATTCAGTACAGCCTCAACCAGACGCTGGATACCATCCAGCAGCCCTATGCAATCTGGAATGCAACCATCGGCCTTGAAACCCAAGATGGCTGGGCGGCGAATTTCCTCATCAAGAACATCACCAACAAGTCTTACTCGCCGTATCTGCAAACCTTTGGCAGCGGCCTGGTGCGATTTGTTCCCCGAGATGACCGCCGGTATTTTGGCGTCAATCTTCACAAGAACTTCTGA
- a CDS encoding ROK family transcriptional regulator, with the protein MNSKLAENNRPPSAPLPELTRSERRILGLLFRRGPLTQAILSEATDLTQQSVSRLVSKLLDAGMLEPSTRIASGRRGYPSATVKIAPEFTYTFGISIMADAGSIAVMDFSGRILQEQRRAFSPMDMTAVIDWVKATIGSIRARQLPQNAVVSGAGVGISGSFIGQGVGFNTPYVLEDWAGIDLEDVMSKALGLPVWADNDGNVAALGESMIGVGRWAQNFAYLYIATGVGGGVILDGELWRGRHGNAGEFAGGLPSDIYPFPNLELLRQLVTRDGHVFSNVNDMVESFDISWPANSDWIARVRDSLSIIASNATAILDLDAIVFGGRIPRALAEKVIAQIELFDQKRRSVPRPTARLVPSEANGDAAAIGAALLPLTHGYFAKL; encoded by the coding sequence ATGAATTCTAAGCTCGCTGAAAACAACAGGCCGCCCAGCGCGCCCCTACCCGAACTGACACGCAGTGAACGACGGATTCTCGGCCTTCTGTTTCGGCGCGGTCCTTTGACTCAGGCGATTCTCTCTGAAGCCACCGATCTGACCCAGCAATCGGTGTCCCGACTGGTGAGCAAGCTTCTGGATGCTGGGATGCTGGAGCCGAGCACGCGCATCGCCAGCGGCCGCCGCGGCTATCCAAGTGCGACGGTGAAGATCGCGCCCGAATTCACCTATACCTTCGGCATCTCGATCATGGCGGACGCCGGCTCCATCGCGGTGATGGATTTCTCGGGCCGGATATTGCAGGAACAAAGGCGCGCCTTCTCTCCCATGGACATGACGGCGGTCATCGATTGGGTCAAGGCCACCATCGGCAGCATCCGCGCCAGGCAATTGCCGCAAAACGCGGTCGTCTCCGGTGCAGGCGTCGGCATATCGGGATCCTTCATCGGCCAGGGTGTCGGCTTCAATACGCCCTATGTGCTTGAAGACTGGGCAGGCATTGATTTGGAGGATGTCATGTCGAAGGCCCTCGGTCTGCCGGTCTGGGCCGACAACGATGGCAATGTGGCGGCACTTGGCGAAAGCATGATCGGCGTCGGCCGCTGGGCCCAGAATTTCGCTTATCTCTATATCGCGACCGGCGTCGGCGGTGGCGTCATCCTCGATGGCGAGCTGTGGCGCGGACGGCACGGCAATGCCGGCGAGTTCGCGGGCGGGTTGCCGTCGGACATTTACCCGTTCCCCAACCTCGAACTGCTGCGCCAGCTTGTGACGCGGGACGGACATGTGTTTTCCAATGTGAACGATATGGTCGAGAGTTTCGACATTAGCTGGCCCGCCAACAGCGACTGGATAGCGCGGGTACGCGATTCGCTGTCCATCATTGCCTCAAATGCGACCGCTATCCTTGACCTTGATGCCATCGTGTTCGGCGGCCGCATACCGCGTGCACTGGCAGAAAAAGTGATCGCCCAGATCGAGTTGTTCGACCAGAAGCGGCGCTCCGTTCCGCGCCCGACAGCAAGGCTTGTGCCTTCAGAAGCAAATGGAGATGCCGCCGCCATCGGTGCCGCTCTGCTGCCCCTCACTCATGGCTATTTTGCGAAGCTCTGA
- a CDS encoding MFS transporter, with protein sequence MTDNSTNIAIGDDRLVRHTLYASGNFGKSCLGSFVELFALFYLTDRLGIPAAIAGTVIFISLIWDAICDPIMGIAADRLREKFPTVRIYFLIGAPLTAVTFVGLFQAESIAADYRVFYIFIALILFRSAYTIVDIPHNSMLAFLSRNSRDRTNIASLRIFFSAAGRLTVTLAMTVILNDSGLAASHEQFSTAAMIFAAIYLVVIALCLLSICNIRVHAGEQSEPLGLGDLLKRIRENEFLIIVFALTAVTSLTTPIIGSAIVYYGKYGIGSEEAGATALVIMSACQAASLLFWSKLSNRMRQKKSASQYANGLLGLAMLIAIAALESREVLYLVAGLAGCAIGGIFMLNWSMLPDALDHAPGLSGRQYHMSIFGLYTLTNKSFIGLSQAVTGLTLAAYGYKADSPNMHDVMPVILSTLMAFPLLGAITCIALLSRHTQVQSHRI encoded by the coding sequence ATGACTGACAACAGTACAAATATCGCAATCGGAGACGACCGGCTCGTCCGTCATACCCTCTATGCCAGCGGGAATTTCGGTAAAAGCTGCCTTGGATCCTTTGTCGAGCTGTTCGCGCTGTTTTACTTGACCGACAGATTGGGTATTCCTGCGGCCATCGCCGGGACGGTCATCTTTATCTCGCTGATCTGGGATGCCATCTGCGATCCCATCATGGGTATTGCTGCGGACCGTCTGCGCGAAAAATTCCCGACCGTGCGGATTTATTTCCTGATCGGAGCGCCGCTGACCGCCGTCACTTTCGTCGGGCTGTTTCAGGCCGAATCGATCGCTGCTGACTATCGTGTTTTTTATATTTTTATCGCCCTCATTCTGTTTCGCTCCGCTTATACGATTGTCGATATTCCCCATAACAGCATGCTGGCGTTCCTCAGCCGGAACAGCCGCGATCGCACCAATATCGCAAGTCTCCGCATCTTTTTCAGCGCCGCCGGACGATTGACCGTTACCCTGGCCATGACGGTGATTTTGAATGATTCCGGCCTCGCCGCGTCGCATGAACAGTTTTCGACTGCGGCCATGATCTTTGCCGCAATCTATCTCGTCGTTATTGCCCTTTGTCTGTTATCCATCTGCAATATTCGCGTCCATGCGGGCGAGCAGAGCGAGCCGCTCGGCTTAGGCGATCTGCTGAAGCGGATCAGGGAGAATGAGTTCCTGATTATCGTCTTCGCGCTGACCGCCGTGACCTCGCTGACCACGCCGATTATCGGCAGTGCCATCGTCTATTACGGCAAATACGGGATTGGGAGTGAAGAGGCGGGCGCGACCGCTCTCGTTATCATGTCGGCCTGTCAGGCGGCGTCTTTGCTGTTCTGGTCCAAGCTGTCAAATCGCATGCGGCAGAAAAAATCAGCGTCACAATACGCGAACGGTCTGCTGGGCCTTGCCATGCTGATCGCCATAGCGGCGCTTGAATCGCGTGAGGTTCTGTATCTTGTCGCCGGACTCGCGGGCTGCGCTATCGGCGGCATATTTATGCTCAACTGGTCCATGCTGCCGGACGCGCTCGACCACGCGCCGGGGCTTTCCGGCAGGCAGTATCATATGAGCATCTTCGGTCTTTACACCCTGACGAACAAAAGCTTTATCGGCCTGTCGCAGGCGGTCACCGGGCTCACACTCGCCGCCTACGGGTACAAGGCCGACAGCCCGAACATGCATGATGTCATGCCAGTCATTCTATCGACGCTGATGGCTTTCCCCCTGCTCGGCGCGATCACCTGCATTGCACTTTTGTCGCGCCACACTCAGGTGCAAAGCCACCGGATCTGA
- a CDS encoding PEPxxWA-CTERM sorting domain-containing protein translates to MTAAPAVLCFGLSAAASPTFTAYTQPTPLGNHCSGTPGTSISDVPVTASVSCAAPGVADSASATATYGSVGAAASAAGSANGLGEAHFNDTVRFSSASNGLVSVAMYLHLSGSFAVGIPNAGDVEQATTTARLYFAGLGPFAIQLTDDKGVLSSGSSGFTIISGDPNSTIIDLVLLSPSIMVPLNQDIDFTFYLQATALTFGPTATASASFSNTFGFVSGSDAFLLPEGVTANAGTYLVNNRFLNGSHENPDPPVDAVPEPASWSLMLFGFGLLGWVKRRRSLLSL, encoded by the coding sequence ATGACTGCTGCCCCTGCTGTTCTTTGTTTTGGCCTCTCGGCCGCCGCCTCGCCAACGTTTACCGCCTATACTCAGCCAACACCGCTTGGCAATCACTGTTCCGGTACTCCCGGGACCAGCATTTCGGATGTGCCTGTGACCGCGAGCGTGTCCTGCGCAGCCCCGGGCGTGGCTGACTCTGCGTCCGCCACGGCAACATACGGGTCCGTGGGTGCGGCGGCATCTGCTGCGGGGTCGGCCAATGGCCTCGGGGAAGCACATTTTAACGATACGGTACGCTTCTCGTCGGCCTCGAACGGCTTGGTGTCGGTTGCAATGTATTTACATCTGAGCGGCAGTTTTGCGGTGGGGATACCCAATGCCGGTGATGTTGAGCAGGCGACGACGACAGCCCGGTTGTATTTTGCAGGACTTGGTCCTTTTGCCATTCAGCTGACGGACGATAAGGGCGTATTAAGTAGTGGTTCCAGCGGGTTCACGATTATAAGCGGCGACCCGAACTCGACAATTATCGATCTTGTCCTGCTCTCACCTTCTATTATGGTTCCCCTCAATCAGGATATCGATTTTACGTTTTACCTTCAGGCGACGGCCCTGACGTTCGGCCCGACGGCGACGGCCTCTGCGAGTTTTTCGAATACCTTTGGTTTTGTCAGCGGGTCCGATGCCTTCCTTTTACCTGAAGGGGTGACGGCGAATGCGGGAACCTATCTCGTCAACAACCGCTTCCTGAATGGCAGTCATGAAAATCCCGATCCGCCGGTGGATGCGGTGCCTGAACCTGCGAGCTGGTCGTTGATGCTCTTTGGGTTCGGACTGCTCGGGTGGGTCAAGCGCCGCCGTTCGCTACTCTCTCTCTAG
- a CDS encoding metal-dependent hydrolase family protein has translation MTKILRNCLIFDGLSETLRDGHDILIEDGKIAAISERPIVSAVAHSHDMGGRFVMPGLIDAHFHAYGVALSVSAIDSMPTSLRALTARKILEDSLQRGFTTLRDAAGGDISLALGVERGLIKGPRFFFPGLAVSQTGGHGDMRAPDHEPMCGCAYCGALSIIADGADEMRKVVREQLRRGATHIKLFISGGVFSPSDPIWMNQFHESEIEAAVYEARSRRTYVMAHAHTAEAAIRCVRNGVRSIEHATIMTPESAAEIKAHDAYAVPTLAIMEGLKLHGPALGIPKNTMDKITEIETHALASIELLHKAGVKIGHGSDLLGKLMDRQSREFMLRREVLSPFEILKSATSINAELMMMAGKLGVVAEGAFADLIAIDGNPLDDLAILEQHDKIQLIMKGGEIFKDTI, from the coding sequence ATGACCAAAATCCTGCGAAACTGCCTGATTTTTGATGGGCTGTCCGAGACGCTCAGGGACGGTCACGACATCCTGATCGAAGACGGCAAGATCGCGGCCATCTCCGAGCGCCCGATCGTGAGCGCAGTGGCCCACAGTCATGACATGGGCGGACGCTTTGTCATGCCCGGTCTGATCGACGCGCATTTCCATGCTTATGGCGTTGCCTTAAGCGTGAGCGCCATCGACAGCATGCCGACCTCCTTGCGCGCCTTGACCGCCCGCAAGATTTTGGAGGATAGCCTGCAACGCGGCTTTACCACCCTGCGCGATGCGGCGGGCGGGGATATTTCGCTTGCGCTTGGGGTCGAACGCGGGCTGATCAAGGGGCCACGGTTCTTCTTTCCCGGGCTCGCCGTCAGCCAGACCGGTGGCCATGGCGACATGCGCGCACCGGACCATGAGCCCATGTGCGGCTGCGCTTATTGCGGGGCGCTGTCGATCATCGCCGATGGCGCGGACGAAATGCGCAAAGTGGTGCGCGAACAATTGCGGCGCGGCGCAACCCATATCAAACTGTTCATATCCGGCGGCGTCTTCAGCCCCAGTGACCCGATCTGGATGAACCAGTTCCATGAATCGGAAATCGAGGCCGCGGTCTATGAAGCGCGAAGCCGCCGCACCTATGTGATGGCCCATGCCCATACGGCGGAAGCCGCCATCCGCTGCGTGCGGAACGGCGTGCGGTCCATCGAACATGCCACCATCATGACCCCGGAATCGGCGGCTGAGATCAAGGCCCATGATGCCTATGCGGTGCCGACGCTCGCCATCATGGAAGGATTGAAACTGCACGGCCCGGCGCTCGGCATTCCGAAAAACACCATGGACAAGATCACTGAGATCGAAACCCACGCCCTCGCCTCCATCGAGCTTTTGCATAAGGCCGGGGTCAAGATCGGGCATGGCAGCGATCTCCTGGGCAAACTGATGGACCGCCAGTCCCGCGAATTCATGTTGCGGCGTGAGGTCCTGAGCCCGTTCGAAATCCTGAAATCCGCCACCTCGATCAATGCCGAACTGATGATGATGGCCGGAAAACTTGGCGTGGTGGCCGAAGGCGCTTTCGCCGATCTGATCGCCATTGACGGCAACCCGCTGGATGATCTCGCGATCCTCGAACAGCACGACAAAATCCAGCTCATCATGAAGGGCGGCGAGATTTTCAAGGATACAATTTAG
- a CDS encoding DUF917 domain-containing protein: protein MKHIKTPQDIADMARGAVFLGTGGGGDPYVGELFLLQQLEEGRSPMIVTADDVADDAFVVSIAGVGAPTVLVEHLVSERTLLDLLARAEAFYGRKIDALISAEIGGANSMFPLALGARAGIPVIDGDGMGRAFPHLEMTTFSIDGITATPTVMIDDLGNVATVTTPNDRLAEDMLRALCNTLGAMVLGSFYSMSGKQMKQSAVRDTITQTLEIGRCIRESRETCEDPVSGLMTYLNDPKRGRYARVLFDGKITDVTHETRDGWHWGAVSLQSMTDANDKMVVEIQNEYLAARRNGKTAIIVPDMISILDRETAEPLTAEMLHYGLRVKVIGYSAVPELRTEKALKVCSPRQFGMNEDFLPLESLA, encoded by the coding sequence ATGAAACATATCAAAACCCCTCAGGACATTGCAGATATGGCGCGCGGCGCGGTGTTCCTTGGCACCGGCGGCGGCGGCGATCCCTATGTGGGGGAACTGTTCCTGTTGCAGCAGCTTGAAGAAGGCCGCAGCCCGATGATCGTCACGGCGGATGACGTGGCCGACGACGCCTTTGTGGTCTCGATCGCCGGTGTGGGCGCGCCTACCGTTCTGGTGGAGCATCTGGTGAGCGAGCGCACGCTTCTGGATCTGCTCGCCCGTGCGGAAGCCTTTTATGGCCGCAAGATCGACGCCCTGATCAGCGCCGAAATCGGCGGCGCCAATTCCATGTTCCCGCTGGCGCTTGGGGCGCGGGCCGGGATTCCGGTCATCGACGGCGACGGCATGGGGCGCGCCTTCCCGCATCTTGAGATGACCACCTTCAGCATCGACGGCATCACCGCGACGCCCACCGTCATGATTGACGACCTCGGCAATGTGGCGACGGTCACCACCCCGAACGACCGGCTGGCCGAAGACATGTTGCGGGCGCTCTGCAATACGCTAGGCGCCATGGTGCTTGGATCGTTTTATTCCATGAGCGGCAAGCAGATGAAACAATCGGCGGTGCGTGACACCATCACTCAGACGCTGGAAATCGGCCGCTGCATCCGGGAATCGCGGGAGACCTGCGAAGACCCCGTCTCCGGGCTGATGACCTATCTCAATGACCCGAAGCGCGGCCGTTATGCCCGCGTGCTGTTCGACGGCAAGATCACCGATGTCACCCATGAAACCCGCGACGGCTGGCATTGGGGCGCTGTCAGCCTGCAAAGCATGACCGACGCCAATGACAAGATGGTGGTAGAAATCCAGAATGAATATCTGGCCGCCCGCCGCAATGGCAAAACAGCCATCATCGTGCCCGACATGATCAGTATCCTCGACCGCGAAACGGCCGAGCCGCTGACGGCAGAAATGCTGCATTATGGCTTGCGTGTCAAAGTCATCGGCTATAGCGCCGTGCCCGAGCTCAGAACCGAAAAAGCCTTGAAGGTGTGCAGTCCTCGTCAGTTCGGCATGAATGAGGATTTTCTGCCGCTTGAATCTTTGGCCTGA
- a CDS encoding hydantoinase/oxoprolinase family protein: MTDYRLGIDVGGTNTDAVIMRGREVVTATKRATTQSVGDGVVDAVTVTLQQSGLAASAIKAVMIGTTQFVNAFLQRKNLSELAIIRISLPRTDGVPPMVSWPKDLRAILGSNIYMTKGGAYYTGQDYIPLDEEAIAAAALDIKAKGLKAIAISANFAPIRPDLEHRARDIVRGIIPDAMITLSSDVGGIGLIDRENAAIINASLMAFSREVVTSLVQAIKNLNISAPLYISQNDGTLLTTEAAEAYPILTCSAGPTNSIRGAAFLTGLQEAVVVDIGGTTTDIGFLVKGFPRETTGVNYIGGVRTNFRMPDVLSIALGGGSIVREEERGIEVGPQSVGFHIREEALLFGGPTLTTTDVAVKARDLSGIGDPAKVAHLDDDFVSRVMDAIRLRIEDAVDQMKTSSKPVPVVMVGGGSILVTGAVAGASDVLMPPYAEVANAVGAAIAQVSGRVDKLYDYGQDGGRLAVLEIAKQDAIDAAIRAGADPDTVEVLDIAELPMMHMKTNAVQVKVRAVGNLFAMSERAAV, translated from the coding sequence ATGACGGACTATCGGTTGGGAATCGATGTCGGCGGGACCAATACGGACGCCGTCATCATGCGCGGGCGCGAGGTCGTGACCGCGACCAAGCGAGCGACCACCCAAAGCGTCGGCGACGGTGTCGTCGATGCGGTGACGGTCACGCTGCAACAGTCGGGGCTTGCCGCTTCGGCCATCAAGGCGGTGATGATCGGCACCACGCAGTTCGTCAATGCCTTCCTGCAACGGAAGAACCTGTCCGAGCTCGCCATCATCCGCATTTCCCTGCCGCGCACGGACGGCGTACCGCCCATGGTGTCCTGGCCGAAGGATCTCCGGGCCATCCTCGGGTCCAATATCTATATGACCAAGGGTGGGGCTTATTATACGGGGCAGGATTATATTCCGCTGGATGAGGAGGCGATCGCCGCCGCCGCTCTTGATATCAAGGCAAAAGGGCTGAAAGCTATCGCCATTTCGGCCAATTTCGCGCCGATCCGCCCCGATCTTGAACATCGCGCCCGCGATATTGTGCGCGGCATCATTCCAGACGCCATGATCACGCTGTCTTCGGATGTGGGCGGCATCGGCCTCATTGATCGTGAAAACGCCGCCATCATCAACGCCTCTCTCATGGCGTTTTCGCGCGAGGTGGTGACGTCGCTGGTGCAGGCCATCAAAAATCTGAACATCTCGGCACCGCTTTATATCAGCCAGAACGACGGCACGCTTCTGACCACCGAAGCGGCTGAGGCCTATCCGATCCTCACCTGTTCGGCCGGACCGACCAACAGCATCCGTGGCGCGGCGTTCCTGACCGGCCTTCAGGAGGCGGTGGTGGTTGACATCGGCGGCACCACCACCGACATCGGCTTTCTGGTCAAAGGCTTTCCGCGCGAAACCACGGGTGTCAATTACATCGGCGGAGTGCGCACCAATTTCCGCATGCCCGATGTTCTGTCCATTGCTTTGGGCGGCGGCTCCATCGTGCGCGAGGAGGAGCGTGGCATTGAGGTCGGGCCGCAATCGGTCGGCTTCCATATTCGCGAGGAAGCCTTGCTATTCGGCGGGCCAACGCTCACGACCACCGATGTGGCGGTGAAGGCCCGGGATCTTTCCGGCATCGGCGATCCGGCCAAAGTCGCGCATCTTGATGATGACTTTGTCAGCCGTGTCATGGATGCGATCCGGCTGCGTATCGAAGACGCGGTCGATCAGATGAAAACCAGCAGCAAGCCGGTGCCTGTGGTGATGGTCGGCGGCGGCAGCATTCTCGTGACCGGCGCTGTGGCCGGGGCCTCCGATGTGCTGATGCCCCCATATGCCGAGGTTGCAAACGCGGTCGGTGCGGCCATCGCCCAGGTAAGCGGCCGGGTCGACAAGCTCTATGACTATGGTCAGGACGGCGGACGCCTCGCCGTGCTGGAAATCGCCAAGCAGGACGCGATTGATGCCGCCATCCGGGCCGGCGCGGACCCTGATACGGTCGAGGTGCTCGATATCGCCGAATTGCCCATGATGCATATGAAAACCAACGCCGTGCAAGTCAAGGTGCGGGCCGTCGGCAACCTGTTCGCCATGAGCGAACGGGCCGCAGTATAG
- a CDS encoding c-type cytochrome, with amino-acid sequence MSQRHPKKPLFLKALLAATVFLMQMPATVALAEELALSPEDAKRGQILYVQCKACHTLKAGEPNRVGPNLHGMFGSKAAYVEGFKYSEALKNADLVWTVETMDKWLEKPSNLVPGTKMAYMGMKKKDDREKLIAYLKQETK; translated from the coding sequence ATGTCCCAACGCCACCCTAAAAAACCATTGTTTCTCAAGGCATTGTTGGCCGCGACGGTGTTTCTCATGCAAATGCCCGCAACTGTTGCATTGGCGGAGGAATTGGCGCTATCCCCTGAGGATGCCAAGCGCGGCCAGATTCTTTATGTGCAATGCAAGGCGTGCCACACCTTGAAAGCGGGGGAGCCAAACCGTGTCGGCCCCAATCTTCACGGTATGTTTGGCAGTAAGGCAGCCTATGTGGAGGGTTTCAAATATTCTGAAGCCCTTAAAAATGCTGATCTGGTCTGGACGGTGGAAACCATGGATAAGTGGCTTGAAAAGCCGTCTAATTTAGTGCCAGGCACAAAAATGGCTTATATGGGCATGAAGAAGAAAGACGATCGGGAAAAACTCATTGCCTATTTGAAACAGGAAACCAAGTAG